The genomic stretch CTATGTCCTCCACTCCTTACCGATATCCACTTTTCTTGCAGGGGCCATATGGGGGTTCGCGGGCCCAAATGCTTCATAAGGATGGGCCTGGTAGAGGCCTGGGTGAGGAGGACATTCGCAGGATACGGGAGGCCCGGGTCAGGAAGACATCCCGGCCCCAGGTATCATTGGCTCCCACCCACCCCGCAGCACCCCGTCAAGGCAGCTGATCTCCCAAGCTTGGGGAAGGGTATCGGGGCAGGTTGCTTGGACTCCCTGGGCACTATGCTTACCTTTCCAGCCTCAGACCTTCTCCCCATTTCCCAGCTGAGCGACCGCTCTCGAGAACGCAAGGTGCCCGCTTCCCGCATCAGCCGCTTGGCCAACTTTGGGGGTAGGTGTGACTGTGGAAAATTGTGACCTAGATCAGAGGAGGCCACATTTACAGAATAAAGCAAGGGGGGAGAGGGTGAATCAGAGACAGGGGGAGTagtgagagatggaaagagaaggaaagcagaggcctacaaagcaaagagaaagagaggaaggaaacatttattgagtgtttggCATGTACAAGGCCCCATGTATACTTGATATCTCTGCACTGAATTAATGAGTGTTAATTTCCACTCTATatatgaggaaatggaggtgAAGGGAACCAAAGTTACTTGACCTTAAATTATGCAGCAGGATTATTCAAACTTCAGGTCACAGTCTGCATGAAATAGTTTAGTGGGTTGGAaccagcattaaaaagaatagaatggtggatgcctgggtggctgttggttaagcaacttcggctcaggtcatgatctgagggactctgggattttttttttaattttttttttttgttaagattttatttgacagagaaagagtatgcacaagcaggagggcagcaggcagagggagagggagaagcaggctccccactgagcatggggcccaatggatgcaggactccatcctaggaccctgggatcatgacctgagctgaaggcaaacgcttaaccaactgagccacccaggcgcccctcaaattaaaaaactcttaaaaaaaaaaagaagaagaagaagaatggaaaatatagGTGCACAtgtaaaggaaattctttttttttttttttttaagatttcattcatttattcatgagagacacagagacaggggcagagacataggcagagggagaaggagtctcctcacagggagcccgattcgaGGCTCGATCCCTGGCCCTggatcacacgctgagctgaaggcagagactcaagcattgagccacccaggtgtcccaagtaaAGGACATTCTTATTTAATGGCATATGTCTTTAGTATGGATCATGgttcaaattttaaatgtactGGTTGACAGTATAAAGAGGGAGTTAAATGCACTGGTTAGAGTTTTGATACCAGTACTGCTCAGGGTTCAAGGGATGATTCTGCGGCATTCTCACTTCGTGACTCTGGACACGTTAcctaacttttctgagccttaagatttccttttctgtgaggataaaatgagttaatgcataTAAGACCCCAGGAATGGATCCAAGCAATAGCAAGCGCTCAGAAAAGGCCAGCTACAATGATTTACAGAGATGGTGAtggtgaaagaggcagagaggggacccctgggtggctcggttgttgaacatctgccttcaacttagggcatgatccctgagtcctgggattgagtcctgcatcaggctcctagcagggaacctgcttctccctctgcctatgtctctgcctttctctttgtgtctctcatgaataaataaaatcttaaaaaaaaaaggcagagaaactcaAGGTGTCTTTAGGgacaaggagaaagaggaggcagaggaaagcAAAGCCAGAGAGATAACATCAAaaggagggacacagagaagccTGAACAGCTGTgccaggtggagggagggggagggggagagacagaaaaaccAACTTATATGAGGAGAGGTGGGCCTGAAGAGATGAACTGTAGACAGAGAAATGGAAGTAATAGGAACACAGAGAGACCCAGGAGGGTCATTTCAGGGCCTACTTACCCTTGGCTGCATGCTAAAATCATCTGGGATGcttaaaatacatacatgaatTCCAAGGCTCATCTCAGGTCACATTTAGGGAGAACTTCAGTGGAGGGGCCTGGGCCTCATATTGACCAAAGTCCCCCAGAGGACTCAGATGTGCAGCCAGGGGTGAGATCCGTCAGCCCGGGAGACAGACGTGGACAGAATGATGGAGAAAGAGGTAGCTGTACCTCCAAGGGAGCCCCAAgcagagagagagtaagagactGATAAGAGATAAGCAGAGAGTTGCCGACAGAGAGCTGGTGGTCAGGTTGCTTAGGGAGAAACTGAGAGCACACGGGGTCGGGGGACAAGGCccaggggtgggcaggcaggcacCCAGGCTCTTCTTGTCTTACTCTGCAGGACTGGCTGTGGGCTTGGGGCTGGGAGTGCTGACTGAGGTGGCCAAGAAGTCCCTGCCAGGAGGACGTCTACCAGCAGGTGAGTGATCCAcactgcctgggttcagatcctggccttgctgtgtgacctgaggcaagtgacttcatctctctgagcccaGTTTTCTCCTGAAGAAAATGGCTGATAATGTACCCACctctctgggtgcctgggtggcacagtagttgagcgtctgcctttggctgagggcgtgatcctggggtcctgggattgagttcctgCATCGAGGTCCCCacgggagcttgcttctccctctgcctgtctctgtctctgtctctctctctctttatttctcatgaataaataaaatcttaaaaaaaaaaaagtacccactTCTCAGTGTCTTCATGAAGCTGCCAGCAGGGTCATGATGGGCAGAAGCCTATAGTGTGAGAAAAACAATTAGAGTTTGAGTTCCTACaagtttttacaaaagaaaaaattaaattaaaaggtgGGTTTAAGTGGAGGATTAGGCTTTAGGTAAAGCCAAACTGGGTCTATACCCagctccagctctgccacttctGTGCTGTGTGACCCAGGGCCAGGTACTGGACCTCTCTGAATGTCTTTCTTCCTCACCTTGAAAATTGAGGCACTGGTAGTTCTTCCTTCTGGGCTAATTGTGGGGATTCAGCCAGAGAATCCACAGAGACACTTGGAACTCTGCCTGGCATAGAGTGAGCCCTAGCTAGATAAAGagctaataaaaatttttttaaagattttatttatttatttgagagagagtgcaagtaagagagagcacaaacaggggggaggggcaaagggagaagcaggcagggagcagggatgagcagggagcctgatgcaggactcaatcccaaaccccaggatcatgagctgagcagaggcttaaccaactgaacgacccaggcaccccaaagagctcaataaatattttatcaaataaataaaagcttaataaatGCTATATTGAATAAGCATATAATTTGTATACGGAGCTATACACATATCCTAAACGTATAGCTTGGTCCATTTTCACAAAGTAGATACATCTGTGTACCCCGATCAAGAAACCCtaagacagggacgcctgggtggcttagcagttgagcatctgcctttggctcagggcgtgatcccaggatccgggatcgagtcctgcatcaggctccctgtgaggagcctgcttctccttctatctatatctctgcttctctctgtgtgtctctcaggaataaataaataaaatcttgggactcctgggtggctcagtggttgagcgtctgcctttggctcagggcatgatcccggagtcctgggatcgagtcccgcatccggctctttgcatggagcctgcttctcttccctcttcctatgtctctgcctctctctctgtctctcatgaataaataaattaaatcttaaaaaaaaaaaaaaaaaaagaaaccttaagacagcagttctcaaacttttcagTCTCCGGATCCCTGCACACCCTTACAACttaggaatggataaacaaaatatgttatATTCACCTGATGGGATATTATCCATctataaaagggaatgaagtactgatccATGCTACAgtgtggatgaatcttgaaaactatcctaagtgaaagaagccatacgCAGCaagtcacatattgtatgattccattcatatgaatgTCCAGAATAAGTAAATGCATAGATACCACAGATCAGTAATTTCTGGGGCCTCGGGTTGAGGTGGTTGGGAGAAATGGGGGATGACTGCTAataggtatggggtttctttttgggctgtgaaaatgttccaaaattgcTTGTGGTGATAGTTGTACAACTTGAATTATTTACCTTAAATGGGTGAGTTACACGATttgtgaattctatctcaataaaaaatagaataaggacCCCAAAGAACCTGTTTATGGACTATATTTTGTGGTTATATTTATGGATATTTACTGCATTAGagattaaaatagaatatttttattttatttttattttatttttattttattatttttttaaattaatttatttatttatgatagtcacacagagagagagagagagaggcatagacacaggcagagggagaagcaggctccatgcaccgggagcccgacgtgggattcgatcccgggtctccaggatcgtgctctgggccaaaggcaggcgccaaaccgctgcgccacccagggatcccttatttttattttttaaagattttatttatttattcatgatagacatatatagagagagaggtagagacacaggcagagggagaagcaggctccatgcagggaacccgacgtggaacttgatcccaggtctctaggattgggccctgggccaaaggcagacgctaaaccgctgagccaccagggatcccaaatagaatatttttaatgtttcaagatgttatttaaattcagttagttaacatatactgtaatgTATTAATTTCAGTAgaaacaaatttctattttttatttttttaaagattttatttatcttatttattttactttttaatttatttattcatgagagacacagaatgagagaagcagagacacaggcagagggagaagaagcaggctccatacagggagcctgatgcaggactcgattctgggactccaggatcaagccctggtccaaaggcaggtgctaaactgctgagccacccagggatccctatttatttatttattcatgagacacacagagagaggcaggctccctgcagggaactggACTAGACCAGaatcaccctgagccaaaggcagacgctcaatggctgagccacccaggcatcccgaaaacaaatttttaaaacacaaggaTATACACACAGGTGATTCCATCAGCCATCAAAGCAATGGCATCATCAGAGGTCATGGAGTTTCTGGAAAACTCCACTAGACATTTATGGGAGAATGAGAGTAAAAAGGGGGcaaataacattaatattatcatgaaaataattttgatctcACAGAGCCTCCTGAAGGGTCTCAAGGGACCCTCAGTGTTCCCAGAACCACAGTTTGAGAATGACTGGCCTCATTCTCCAGAAGCTCTGATCTGCCCTGTTTTGGCTACTCATCCCACCAAGGGAAACCATTATCTTGGCTTCAGACCCCCAAGATCAGTTTTGACTGTTTTTCCCCCTTACACCAATGTAACCAGACAGCATAGTCTCATGCATGTCTGGCTGCTTTTGCTCAACATTCTGTTTGAGGGATGCCTCCATGTTGCTGTGCATGGATGTAGGTTGTTCAGTCAATGCTGTAGGAGTCACTGTCTATCATCCCTTTGTTCATTCTCTTGACAgtcatttgggttatttccatttgGGGATagttatgaatagtgctgctgtgaaccgTCTTGGAATAACTGTCAGTGGACACCCATATGCCATATATACCTAGGAGAGAAATTACATTGGCTGTAGGTGTGTGCCTTCTGGAAGCTTCCCAAAGGGCTTGTGCCATGACTCTCATCGGCAATATGGGTATTAGGCtgctctacatccttgtcaacacttagtATTGTCTGTTTCATCTTAGCCATTATGCAGTGGTGCTATCATGATTTTTTGTGTGATCATAATACTTATGATTATTCTCTCCACCCCAGAGAGCAGCTCCCGGCCAGGCTCCAGCCCTTTCCTGTCAGAGGCCAATGCCGAGCGGATTGTGCAGACCTTGTGTACAGTTCGGGGGGCCGCCCTCAAAGTTGGCCAAATGCTCAGCATCCAGGGTACAGCATGACCCTCAACTCCTGACCCTCGACCTtacttcttccccaccccacccacccacccacagatACTCCCACAGGGACCCCACCTCGCCTCCTCCCTCACTACTTCCCTTGTCCCCCTGTCTCCCAAGACAACAGCTTCATCAGCCCTCAGCTACAACGCATCTTTGAGCGGGTCCGCCAGAGCGCCGACTTCATGCCCCGCTGGCAGATGCTGGTGAGTGCCTGGCCAAGGAAGACTGGTGAGGGAGGCGTGCTCCACCTGCCTGATCCCCCTGTctgactctgagcctcagttttcccatctgtaaaatggggatcactAAGGCACATATTTCAGAGGATTGTTGAGAGGATTACATGAGAGAATGGTGCACAGTGCTAAGTCCAGCTCCTGGCAGGCTCTGGGCCCTGTCATGGCTACTAAAGAGGCAGGGAAGTACAATGGATAGGGGCCAGACTTTAtcagttcaaatcctagctctgccaggTACTGCCTGTGTGATCTcagacctctctgtgcctcagttacctcacctgtgaaatggccATGGTGATAGTAACACCCACATCATAGGATTGCATAAATTAgtgtatgtaaagcacttagaaaggGCCCCTGACACACCATGAGTGACATGCAAGTTCTTGATATTATTAGTactagttgggtttttttttgtttttgttttttaagatttatttacttgagaaagagagcgtgCATGTGAGCGTGGGGAGTGGGGCAGGAccagaggagagaaaatctcaagcatgctccatgctaagcatggagcctgataaggggctccatcttaggaccccgagatcatgacctgagctgaaatcaagagtcagacacccaactgactgagccaccctggcacctcaGTActagttttttaattaaaggagACTGTATATGGAAATAGGTTGGCACAGCACCTGGCAATTAGTAACTTCTAATTACTAGGTAAGGGTGTGGAATCCGGATCCAGCTGCCTGCCTGTCCTACCTTCCTTCTGATCTCTGCTCTGCTCACTTGCCATGTGTCCCTGGGTCATTAGTGCCTCTCTCCAAGCCACTCTGGACAGGTCCCGGCCCACAGGAAGCCCTCTGTACATTTTAGTTCTTCTTTATCACATTCACTTCGAGTTGATAATATAATCTAGGAGTATAACAAAGGATTATATCAGTCTCAAATATACATAATAGCAATCCCCACAATAGCCCACATCGCCTTGGGAGTACAGGCTTAGGCCAGGCCTCCCAATCCACTGGCGCCTGGCTTGTCGCCTTGGCCAAGAAACTTCTGGcagagcctcagtctcctcatctgtaaagttgaATAGTAGCCAGGAGCTTAGCCCAGAGCTCAGCATGTGATGAAGCACTCAGCACAGGTAGTGAACTCAGCTGCCCGTAATTCCAGTAATGATCATTTCAACCACTGTCCCCAGAAAGTTCTCGAAGAGGAGCTCGGCAGGGACTGGCGGGCCAAGGTGGCCTCTTTGGAGGAGGTGCCCTTTGCTGCTGCCTCGATCGGGCAGGTGCACCAGGGCACGCTGAGGGATGGGACGGAGGTGGCCGTGAAGATCCAGGTGAgcggggaggcagggcaggggtagGAGTGGGCACCCTGCTATCCCAGCCAAGTGACTTGTACCCCCTGTCCCTTCCTGCTCGTAGTACCCAGGTGTGGCCCAGAGCATCCAGAGTGATATCCAGAACCTGCTGGCAGTGCTCAGGATGAGCGTGGCCCTGCCAGAGGGTGAGGTGCCGGTCTACCCTTGGCTGTGGGAGGGATGCCCCAAAAGGAGAAAGTGGGgctggatggagggagagaggccaGCTCGGGGTGGGGAATGCCCATATGTATGAGTGTGGGCGAGTGTGTAAGTCCATGAGTCTGAGACAGAAAGCAGGGGTGCTATGGCAGGGAGAGCCCAGAGTTTGAATgggtcagaaaaagacaaacttaGAGATCTAACAGTCCCAGGGACAGAAGCCCACCCTGAAGttcagaaacagacacacagggtGCTCAGAGAGGGATTGGAGGTCTGGAAAAGAGCCACagaagcaggaggtgggggtaAGCGGgaccccgtgtgtgtgtgtgtgtgtgtgtgtgtgtgtgtgtgtgtgcacgtgtgtgtgcatgtgttaggTCTGGAAGTAAGATTTTGAGGCCGTGAGAACAGTGTGAGAGATGGTGTGTGTGACCATGAATGAGATGCCTGGGGACTGGCATGTGTGCCTGAGAAGGAGACCCCCGGAGAGAGACTTCCGGAGAGGCTGTAGCTATATGAAGGACAGAGGGGAGGTGCGTTTGGATGGACAATGTAGTAAAAGACCTACAAAAGAGCAGAGGTGTGAGGACCTGTgacagacagacagggagagaccTGATTAGCAAGAGAAGACATCGCTGAGTGGAAGCCTGGGGGGTGGCTGTCCTATGGGGACAGGCTTGGCCTCCCCTGGCTGATGCAGCTGCCCCCTCAGGCCTGTTTGCTGAGCAGAGCCTGCAGGCCTTACAGCAGGAGCTGGCTTGGGAGTGTGACTACCGTCGTGAGGCAGCTTGTGCCCAGAACTTCAGGTGAGCTGAGCCCTCTGCAGGCTCCCCCAGGATCCCTTGCGTCGCTCCCAGGAGGAAGGGGAAGTTGAAGGCCTGGCAGCTGaaggcctgggctggggctggcaaactttttctcttcatttgctcATCCATCCCTCTGTTTACTCCTGACGTGAGTTATCTTCCGTGTCCTCCGTGAGCTTGGGCCCATCACTTCCTCTCtgtcagttttctcatatgttaAATGGGATGCACAACCACCATGGTCTGGTGGGGGAGATGGATTTGTCAGCAGGTACTTAATTATGCAGTGAGGTACCCCCACTGTTGGATGGACAAAGCATAAGCAGCGTGACAGTGTCATGAGGGGGAAAGAACGGGGCTCCAGGTCATCCCTTATACACTGGGCAGGAGGAGACATTGAGATAAGCATTTTGGAGAACAGTCTGGCCTCATCAAGGCCCAGTATTCACATAAAACCTCATAACCGCCCTCCTTGCAAACAAATGTTCTAGGGACACTTAGGCTGGTATATACATcagccttttccagaatgctcGGAGCAGCAATCACCCCAAACTGGACACAACCCAAATCTATCAAATTCATCCAGcaacatagataaataaattaccGTATATTCACAGCAGACTATGATACAGCAGCGAAAATGCAGGACTCAGCTATAGAGAACAATGTGTTTGTATCTTAGAAGCATCGTGACATGCAGCAGTTAATTACACCCAGTGAGACCCTCCACGGCATGGCCCACGGGTGTACGGACCCAAGGTCTGTAGATGCAGAATGAGAGAAGGGGCAGTAGAAAGCAGTGGTTCAGGGCATGAGCCCTGGACTCAGatgtgggatccagtcccaggtcagcCCTCAGTTGGCTGGGTGGCCTGAATCTTCACTCGGGAGAGCATCCTTCTTATATGGGAGTGAGGGAAAAAAGGGGATTGTGTCGATTAAAtgcttggcacagagcctggcccaggCGGAGCGGTTCAAATATCAGAGATTTTATAAACAAGGACAAAAATATACGCCCCCAAGTGGGACCCTGAAGGGTATGAAGTGGGCTGGGCCAGGGCACTCCTGTGTGGGGTATGGAAGCCCCTTCCAGGATTTCCCAGTGCCCTTAGAATAAAACTCCTATCGTTCCCCAGGCCCTGCACatctccctgccccctggccccccCAGCCATCCCACAGCTCCCAACCATGGGTCTTGCTCATATTCTTTGCCTCCCAAATCTCATATTGACACACTTCACTCAATCTATTATTGGTCCATTTGTATATTTGTTAGAATATGGTCTCTGTGTCTAGGGGATGCAGGCCCAGAGCTCATCCACTGCTCTGTCACCCAGCATCATCTAGCACAGAGATAGACACCAaggaatcagtattttttttaaagattttatttatttattaatgagacacacacacacagaggcagagacacagacacaggcagagggagaagcaggccccatgcagggagcccgatgcgggactcgatctcgggtctccaggatccggccctgggttgaaggcggtgctaaacactgagccacccgggctgcccccaaggaGTCAGTATTAACAGTGTTCAGAGTAATGACGCCAAGGAGTAGCCAAGGAGTATCACTATGGACTTGGAGATTTGTATATCGGCCACTCTTTTTTTGGATGGATTACATAATTAATTGATGAAAAAGTAATGCTCATCAGGCTTAATACATTGAGCTCTATCCTGGGGGCAACCGGAAGTCATAGAAATGTTTCCGGTAGGGAAGTGGTAACTGGGGCTCCAGTAGCACCCACCTTAGGGGTGGGCACAGAGTAGGTTCTAAGGAGATATTTGATGAATGATTGAAATGTCTGAATTAATGTCAGTCTGGCTAGATATTGACCATCGCTTGGGACAGACATGCACAAGGAGGGAAGGCAAGACCTAGACTTTTCAGAGTACTTctcaaaggaagaggaggaggcctTGAGTGGGCCACTGAGGCCTGACGCATGAAGTCCCACCCCTTTTGCCCCAGGCAGTTGTTGGCAAATGACCCCTTCTTCCGGGTGCCTGCTGTGATTAAGGAGCTGTGCACAACGCgggtgctgggcatggagctggcTGGAGGGGTCCCCCTGGACCAGTGCCAAGGCTTGAGCCAGGACATCCGGAACCAGGTATGGGGTCTCAGGATGGGAGGGCAGGTCTAGTAGGGTGGATAGACCCACAGTCCCTCTCCAAGCCAGAGAGAGCTCTATAGGGGCAGATGACTCTGAGATGTCTGTTACTCCTCCCCACTCCAGATCTGCTTCCAGCTCCTGAGGCTGTGTCTGCGGGAGCTGTTTGAGTTCCGATTCATGCAGACAGACCCCAACTGGGCCAACTTCCTGTATGATGCCTCCAGCCACCAGGTTGGTTCCTTGTGATGTGTATCGTGGTACATAGGATGCTTTAACAGATAAGTTCCCCATAATTCAGTAGTTCAACACAGTAGTAGTTATAACCCACATAACAGGCTAGAGTGGCTGTCCTCTACATGTGACTCAGGGACCCAGGATCCT from Canis lupus dingo isolate Sandy chromosome 1, ASM325472v2, whole genome shotgun sequence encodes the following:
- the COQ8B gene encoding atypical kinase COQ8B, mitochondrial isoform X1 encodes the protein MWLEVGGLLRGTCGQLGRTVGLPCGALGPGPHWWGPYGGSRAQMLHKDGPGRGLGEEDIRRIREARVRKTSRPQLSDRSRERKVPASRISRLANFGGLAVGLGLGVLTEVAKKSLPGGRLPAESSSRPGSSPFLSEANAERIVQTLCTVRGAALKVGQMLSIQDNSFISPQLQRIFERVRQSADFMPRWQMLKVLEEELGRDWRAKVASLEEVPFAAASIGQVHQGTLRDGTEVAVKIQYPGVAQSIQSDIQNLLAVLRMSVALPEGLFAEQSLQALQQELAWECDYRREAACAQNFRQLLANDPFFRVPAVIKELCTTRVLGMELAGGVPLDQCQGLSQDIRNQICFQLLRLCLRELFEFRFMQTDPNWANFLYDASSHQVTLLDFGASREFGTEFTDHYIEVVMAAANGDRDRVLKKSRDLKFLTGFETKAFSDAHVEAVMILGEPFATQGPYDFGAGDTARRVQGLIPVLLQHRLRPPPEETYALHRKLAGAFLACARLRAHIACRDLFQDTYHHYWASRQA
- the COQ8B gene encoding atypical kinase COQ8B, mitochondrial isoform X2, translating into MLHKDGPGRGLGEEDIRRIREARVRKTSRPQLSDRSRERKVPASRISRLANFGGLAVGLGLGVLTEVAKKSLPGGRLPAESSSRPGSSPFLSEANAERIVQTLCTVRGAALKVGQMLSIQDNSFISPQLQRIFERVRQSADFMPRWQMLKVLEEELGRDWRAKVASLEEVPFAAASIGQVHQGTLRDGTEVAVKIQYPGVAQSIQSDIQNLLAVLRMSVALPEGLFAEQSLQALQQELAWECDYRREAACAQNFRQLLANDPFFRVPAVIKELCTTRVLGMELAGGVPLDQCQGLSQDIRNQICFQLLRLCLRELFEFRFMQTDPNWANFLYDASSHQVTLLDFGASREFGTEFTDHYIEVVMAAANGDRDRVLKKSRDLKFLTGFETKAFSDAHVEAVMILGEPFATQGPYDFGAGDTARRVQGLIPVLLQHRLRPPPEETYALHRKLAGAFLACARLRAHIACRDLFQDTYHHYWASRQA